The DNA window AGCCAGAGTCGGGCACCCGGATTCTGATGGAGCGCCTGATCGAGCGGTTGGGCAAGGGGCGGCCGCAACGGGTGGTCGAACTGGAAAGCAACGAAACCATCAAGCAGGCGGTGATGGCGGGGCTCGGGATCGCGCTGATCTCGCGCCATACGGTGGCCGGCGAACTGAACGACGGGCGCCTGGTCGAACTCGACGCGCCCTCGCTGCCCTTGGTGCGGCAATGGTTCCTGGTCCATCGCAGCGACACCGCGCTCAGCGCGGCCGGTCGGCGGATCCACGGCTATATCGTGGGACGGCAGGGGGCCTTCCTGCCCCGATAGCCCGGTTCCGGCCCCGAATTTTCGTCGAAAATTCGCGCGGGATGGCGGGCCTGCGGTTTCTGCGGCCACTGGGGGCGGCAGGGGGTTGACCTTCCAGCGACTGGAAGTCCTATCTCGGTAAGGCGTTCGCCGTGAAGGAGGCTGCCATGACCGCAATGACCACAACCAGACTGAAACTCGAAGGGCTGCATTGCGCGGGCTGCGTGCGTCGGGTCGAGCGCGCCCTGACCGAGCTGCCCGATGTCGGTGCCGCCCGGGTCAATCTTGCCACCGGCTCGGCCGAGATCGAGCATTCGGGCCCGGTCGCGCCGCTGATCGGGGCCGTCGAGGGCGTGGGCTTCGGCGTGGGCCAGACCGAGATCGCGCTGGCGGTCGAGGGTGCCACCTGTGCCTCCTGCACCGGCCGGATCGAGCGGACGCTCATGGCCCAGCCCGGTGTGCTCGGGGCGGCGATGAACCTTGCGAGCGGTGAGGCCCGCGTCACCGTCGCCGAAGGGCTGGACGACGCCGCCGCGCTCGCCCGAGCGGTGACCGAGGTCGGCTATCCGTCCCGCCCGCTGGGTGCCGAGGACCGGCCCGAGCCCGGCGCAGCCCAGGCCGCCGAGGCCCGTGGGCTTGCCCGCCGGGCCTGGACCGCGGGACTTCTGGCGCTGCCGGTCGTGCTGCTGGAAATGGGCGGACATGTGGCGCCCGGTGCCCGCGAGGCGCTCGCCGGGATCGTCTCCGAGACCGGTCTGCGCATCGTCTCCTTCCTGCTGACCACCGCGATCCTCGCCGGTCCCGGCCGCGCCTTCTTCGTCAAGGGCGTGCCGCTCCTGCTGAAGGGCGCGCCCGACATGAATGCTCTGGTCGCGCTCGGCACCGCCGCCGCCTGGGCCTATTCGACCCTTGCAACCTTCGCCCCCGGCCTGCTGCCCGAAGGCACGGCGCATATCTATTTCGAGGCCGCCGCGGTCATCGTCACCCTGATCCTGATCGGCCGCAGCCTCGAGGCCCGCGCCCGCGGCCGCACCGGCGAGGCGATCCGGCATCTTCTGGGCCTGCAGCCGCGCAGCGCCCGGGTGGTGACCGAAAATGGCCTCGAGGAACGGCCCGTCGAGCAACTCGCGCCCGGCGATCTGATCGAGATCCGGCCCGGCGAGCGCATCCCGACCGATGGCGAGATCGTCGAGGGCCAGGGCCCGGTCGACGAATCGATGCTGACCGGCGAGCCGATGCCGGTCGACAAGGCGCCCGGCGACGCAGTCACGGGCGGCACCGTCAATGGCGCCTCCGCGCTGAGATTCCGCGCCACCCGGGTCGGCCGCGATACCGCGCTGGCCCAGATCGTGGCGATGGTCGAGACGGCGCAGGGCGCCAAGCTGCCGGTGCAGGCGCTGGCCGACCGGATCACCGGCATCTTCGTTCCCGCCGTCCTCGTCGTCGCGGCGCTGACCGTGGCGCTCTGGCTGATTGTCGGTCCCGACCCGGCGCTGGGGCTTGCGCTGGTCGCGGGCGTCTCGGTGCTGATCGTCGCCTGTCCCTGCGCCATGGGGCTGGCCACGCCGACCTCGGTGATGGTGGGCACGGGCCGCGCTGCCGAAATGGGGGTTCTCTTCCGCAAGGGCGATGCGCTGCAAAGCCTGTCGGGCGTCGCGACGGTCGCCTTCGACAAGACCGGCACCCTGACCGAGGGCCATCCCGAACTGACCGGTATCCGGCTGGCCGACGGCTTTGAAAGGGACGATGTCCTGGCCGCTGCCGCCGCGCTCGAGGCCCGCTCGGAGCATCCGCTTGCCCGCGCCATCCTGGCCGCCGCGCCAGATCATCCCGAGGCCGAAGGGGTCGAGGCGTTGCCCGGTTTCGGCGTCCGGGGACGGATCGGCGGCCGTGACGTCCTGGTGGGCGCCGAACGGCTGATGGCGCGCGAGGGCATCGCGCTCGGGCCCCTCGAGGCCGAGGCCGCGACGCTGGCCGCCACGGGGGCGACGCCCGTTTTCGTGGCCATCGACGGAGGGGCGGCGGGCGTGCTGGCGCTGGCCGACCCGATCAAGCCCTCGGCGCGCGCGGCGATCGCGGGGCTCCACCGGATGGGGGTCGCGACCGCGCTGATCACCGGCGATACCGAGCCGACCGCGCGCGCCGTCGCGGCCGAGCTTGGCATCGACCATGTCGTGGCGGGCGTTCTGCCCGGCGGCAAGGTCGAGGCGCTGGAGGGGCTTCGCGCCGAGGGCCCGGTCGCCTTCGTCGGCGACGGGCTGAATGACGCGCCCGCACTGGCCGCGGCCGATGTGGGGCTTGCCATCGGCACCGGCACCGATGTCGCCATCGAGGCGGGCGACGTGGTGCTGATGTCGGGCGATCCGCAGGGCGTGGTCAATGCGCTCCATGTCAGCCGCCGGACTCTGGCCAATATCCGCCAGAACCTGTTCTGGGCCTTCGCCTATAACGTCGCGCTGATCCCGGTGGCGGCAGGCGTGCTCTATCCGCTGAACGGCCTTCTCCTGTCGCCGATGCTGGCCGCGGGCGCGATGGCCTGCTCGAGCCTCTTCGTGCTGTCGAACGCGCTTCGGCTGCGCGGGCTCGGCCCGCTGGAGGCCGGGTCATGAATATCGGCGACATCTCGAAGGTCACCGGGCTGCCGGCCAAGACCATCCGCTATTACGAGGAGATCGGTCTGATCCGTCCGGCCCGGGGCGACAATGGCTACCGGCATTTCTCGGAAACCGACCGGCACAACCTGACCTTTCTGGGCCGGGCCCGGTCGCTCGGCTTCTCGATCGAGGAATGCCGGGCGCTTCTGGCGCTTTACACCGACAAGGAGCGCGCCAGCGCCAATGTGAAGCAGATCGCCCGCGTCCATCTGGCGCAGATCGAGGCCAAGATCGCCGAGTTGCAGGCGATGCGCGCCACCTTGGCCGAGCTGGTCTCGGCCTGTGCGGGCGATCAGCGTCCCGATTGTCCGATCCTGAAGGGGCTGGCGGGCGAGGGCTGAGCCCGCTCAAAGGGCTTTGACAATGCGCGCCGATGGGCTAGGCAGGAGCGACTTCGGTTCCGGCCGGGAAGGCCGGATAAAAGGGAACGCGGTGCGCCCTCTCAGGGGCAACTCCGCGGCTGCCCCCGCAACTGTAGGCGGAGAGCGCGGCTGACAGATGCCACTGGGCCAGGGCCCGGGAAGGCCAGCCAAGCAAGGACCCGCAAGCCAGGAGACCTGCCGGAGCGACGATCACCCTTTCCGGGCGCGGGGCGCGCCCCGGAGCGGCCAGCCCGCAGCGGTGAGACAGATCACCGTCCGGGGAGCTGGCCCGATCCCGCCGCGCCCCGGACCGCCCGCAAGGGCAGGGAAGGGCAGGGCGATGGACGATCCGGAGACAAGACCGGCCGACCAGGACGGAGCGCGCGCATGAGGGGGCAGGGGCTCTTCTGGGCGCTTGCGCTGCTGGTGGCGGCGCTTTTCGGGCTGTCGCTGCTGATCGGTCCGGCCGGGTTGTCGGTCGGCGACAGCCTCTCGGCGCTGCTGGCCGGGCGCGGTGAGGCGGCGGTGCTGGTCATGCGCGAGATCCGGCTGCCACGCGCGATCCTTGCCGTGCTGGTGGGTGCGAGCCTCGGGCTCTCGGGTGCGGCCCTTCAGGGCTACATGCGCAACCCGCTGGCCGAGCCCGGTCTGATCGGCGTCTCGTCGAGTGCCGCGCTGGGCGCGGTGCTGGCGCTGCAAACGGGGCTCGCCTCGGCGCATGTGCTGGCGCTGCCGGCCTCGGCGCTGACCGGCGCGCTGATCGCCGTCTCGCTGCTGCTGCTTCTGGCCGGACCGCGCGGTGGGGCCTTCACGCTGATCCTCGCGGGCATCGCCCTTTCGGCGCTGGCGGGCGCGCTGACGCAACTGGTGCTGAACCTCTCGCCCAATCCTTACGCCACGGCCGATATCGTCTTCTGGCTGATGGGTTCGCTGGCCGACCGGTCCTTCACCCATGTCTGGCTGGCGCTGCCGCTGACGCTTCTGGGCTGGTTGATGCTGGCCGGGCTCGGCCGCGGGCTCGATGCCCTGACGCTGGGCGAGGATGCGGCGGCGGCGCTGGGCATCCGGCTCGGGCGGATGCGCCTCGCGCTGGTCCTGGGTGTCGCGGCCTCGGTGGGCGCGGGGGTGGCGGTCGCGGGCGCCATCGGCTTTGTCGGTCTGATCGTGCCGCATCTGCTGCGCCCGCTGGTGGGCGCCCGGCCCGGGCGGCTGCTGGCGGCCTCGGCGCTGGGCGGCGCGGCCCTTCTGCTGGCCGCCGATATCGGCGTGCGGCTGGTGCTGCCCGACCGCGATCTCAAGCTGGGCGTCGTGACCGCGCTGATCGGGGCGCCGCTGTTCATCCGGCTGATCTACCGCACCCGGGCGGAGGCGGGCGCATGACCGAGCTTGAGCTTTCGCATCTGACCGTCCGGCGCGGCGCCTGCCCTGTGGTCGACGATGTCACCGCGCGGCTGTCACCGGGCGACTGCGTGGGCCTTGTCGGTCCCAATGGCGCGGGCAAGACCACATTGATGCGCGCAGCCCTCGGCCTTCTGCCGCACAAGGGCACATCGAGCCTCGCGCGCCTCCCCGCGCCCGAGCGTGCCCGCACCGCTGCCTGGCTGCCGCAAACGCGCGAGATCGCCTGGCCGGTCAGCGTCGAGACCCTGGTCGCGCTTGGCCGCACGCCGCATCTGGGGCCGGGCCAGCGTCCCGGACCCGCCGACCGTGCCGCCGTTGACGCCGCGATGGCCCGCCTCGAACTTGGCGGTTTCGCCACGCGCTGCGCGACCGAGCTGTCTGGGGGCGAACAGGCGCGGGTGCTGATCGCCCGGGCGCTGGCGCAGGAGGCGCCGATCCTGATGGCCGACGAACCCATTGCCGGGCTCGACCCGGCGCATCAGTTCACCACCATGGCGCTGTTCGCGCGCCTCGCCGCCGAAGGCCGCCTCGTGATGGTCTCGCTCCACGATCTGGGGCTGGCGGTCCGGTTCTGCACCCGGCTTCTGCTAATGCATCGCGGCCGTCTGGTGGCCGACGGCCCGCCCCGCGCGGTACTGAGCGAGGCCAATCTGGCCGAGGTCTTCGGGCTGCGCGCCTATCTGGCCGAGACCCCCGACGGCCCGGTCTTCCAGCCGCTCGAGGTGGTGCGATGACCCCCAATTCCTGTCCGGCCGAGGAGCCCGCCGCATGATCGACCCGATCCTGTCCTTCCTTCACACCGGCGGCGCGGCGATGTGGGCCATCGCGGGCCTGTCGGTCGCGACGCTCAGCCTGATCCTCTGGAAGCTCTGGGGCCTCGCGCGGATGGGCGCCTTCGCGGGCGCCCGGGCCGAACGCGCCGTGCGGCTCTGGCAGGAGGGGGCGCGCGAGGCGGCGGCCGACGCGCTTGCGGGCCGGGTCGGACTGCGCGCCCGGCTGGTCCGCGCGGCCATTGGGGCGCTGGCGCTGGGCCTGCCCGAGGCGAAGGCGCGCGAGGAAACCACCCGCGTCGCCCGGCGCCTGCTGGTCGAGGCGCGCGCGGGGCTTCGGGCACTGGAACTGATCGCGGTGATCGCGCCGCTTCTGGGTCTTCTCGGCACGGTTCTGGGCATGATCGATGCGTTCCAGGCGCTGCAAGCGGCGGGCTCGGCGGCCGACCCGGCCGATCTGGCGGGCGGCATCTGGGAGGCGCTTCTGACCACGGCCGCCGGCATGGCGGTGGCAATCCCGGCGGCGGTCTCGCTCAGCTGGTTCGAATCCGTGGCCGACAGCGCCCGCGCCGACATGGAAGACCTCGCGACCCGGCTGTTCCTTGCGGCGGAGGCGGGCTGATGTTCAGCTTCGACACGCCCCGGCCGCCACGCCGCCCGAGCCTCACGCCGATGATCGACGTGGTCTTCCTGCTGCTTGTCTTCTTCATGATCGCCGCCCGCTTCGGCCCCGAGGCGGGGATCGGGATCGTCGCGGCACAAGGCGGGGGGGCGGGCGACTGGCAGGGGCCGCCAAGGCTGATCGAGGTGCGCCCGGACGGGCTGTCCCTGAACGGGCAGGTGATGGCGCCCGACGCCATTGCCACAGAGCTGGCGCGGATCACGCCCGCGCCGGGCGATCCGGTCCTGCTGCGCGCCCGGGACGGGGCCGACCTGCAGGCGCTGGTCGATGCGATGGACGCGCTCGGCCGGGCCGGGGTCGCGGGGCTCATGCTGGTGGAGTGAGGCGATGCTCGACTTCGGCGAGGACGACCGGCAGCGCAGGCAGGGCGAAAGCATCGTGCCGATGATCAATGTCGTCTTCCTTTTGCTGATCTTCTTTCTGATGAGCGCGCGGCTGGTGCCGCCCGCCCCCTTCGAGACCGCACCGCCGCAGGCGGACGGGGCCGAGCCCGCCACGGGTGACATGTTGCATCTGTCGGCCGCGGGCGATCTGGCCTTCGGCGATCTGCGGGGCGAGGCGGTCTTCGCGGCGCTCGCCGCCCGTCCCGAGGGCGCGGGGCCGCTGGTGATCCGGGCCGATGCCGGGGTCGAGGCGGCAGCGCTGGCACGTATTGCCGCGCGGCTGACGGCCGAGGGGCAAGGCCCGTTGCGGCTGGTGACGGTGCCGCGATGAAACGGGCGGGCGAGCTTCTGGCCTTCGTGCCGCTGGCCCTCGCGCTTCATGTCGGGGCCTTCGCGCTGGCGCGGCCGCCGCTCGTGGGCGTTGCCGGGGGCGCAGGTGGGCCGGGGGGCGAGGCGCTGGTGACGCTGGCGGCGGCGCCTGCTTCCTATGCCAGGCTTGCCGAGGACTGGACCGAGGCCCCGGCGCCCGAGACCGAGCTTGCGGGCCTGCCCGCGCCAGAGCCGGAGCCCGAAAGCGTCCCGCGCGCCAGGCCCGACGGCTTTGCGACGCCCCTTCCGGCTCTGCCGAAGCCTGCCGAACAGCATCGTGAGGCCGATTTCCTCGCGCCCCCCTACCCGCCCGAGAGGCGCGAGACCCAGCGCGCGCCGGACCCGGCGCCGGTGCTTCGGCCCGAGGCCCGCCCGGATCTCCTGCGCAAAGCTGCCCGCTCCGCGCCGCCATCCGAGGCCCGCGCGGCCCAGGTGGCGCGGGGGCGGGCGGAGGCTGCCGAGGCCGGGGCGGGGGCGGCCGGCGGCGCGCCGACGCTGTCGCCCGCCCGGGCCTCGTCGCTACGGGCCGAATGGGGCGCGCGGATCCTGGCGCGGGTCGATCGCAGCCACCGCTATCCGCGCGGTACGCGGGCCAGCGGCCGGGCGCTGGTCGAGCTGGTCCTGGCGCGCGACGGACGGCTTCTGTCGGCCCGGCTGGTCCGGAGTGCGGGCGATGCGAGGCTCGACGAGGCGGCGCTGGCGACGGTGCGTCGGGCCGGGCGCTTACCGCCCGCCCCCCACGGGCTCGAGGCCGCGCGCTACAGCTTCACGCTTCCGCTCCGGTTCGAGTGGCGAGGATAGGTCCCGCGCGGGCCAGTGCCGTCAAAGGGGACGCCACCAAGGGGCCGGGGGCGTTTCGGGCGCTGTGACCGGAGCCTGCCGCCTTGTCCGCGACCGGGGCAATCCGCCTGCCCGGGCGGGCCCCCGGTTGCGGGGAGTGACAAGCCTCGCGGCGCCTGCTTTCGGGGGCAGGCGGGGCAGGCAGGTCTGGAGCCCGGTCTTTCGGTCTTTCCGGGGCGGCCCTCAGGCGGTTTGGGGGCGTCGGATCAGCGCGGCCGCGCCCCGGGCCCGGTCGGACAGACCCGCGCCCGGGGTCTCGGCCAGGATCAGCAGTCGTGCCCGCATGCGCGGATCCCAGAACTGGTCGATATGGGCGGCGATGGCGGCTTCTGCCTCGTCATCGGGCAGGCGGGCGAAGGCGGTCGCGATCTGGTTGGCCATGTAGGCAAGCTTGTCAGGGGTCATGGGGGATCTCCGCCGCAGCTATCCGCCGGGCATGGGTGTGGATGTCGAAATTCGCGCCGCGCGCCCGGGCGACGAGGGTCAGCCCCGCGGCCTCGGCCGCGGCGACGGCGCGGGCGGTCGGGGCCGAGACCGCGATCAGGGCGGGCGCCCGGGCAAGAACCGCCTTCTGCACCATCTCGATCGAGACCCGCGAGGTCAGCAGGATCGCGCCGCCCGAGGCGTCGCGCCCCATCCGCGCCAGCCGCCCCACCAGCTTGTCGAGCGCATTGTGCCGTCCGACATCCTCGCAAAGCGCAACCAGCCCCTCCGCGCGGGTCCAGAACCCCGCCGCATGGGCCGCCCGCGTCGCGCCGTGCAACTCCTGACCGAGGCTCAGCGCGGTCATCGCTTCGGCGATCTCGGGCGGCGTCAGGTGCAGGCCATCCGATGGCAGCACCGGCAGCGGCCGGCTCGCGGCGGCAAGGCTTTCGACACCGCAAAGCCCGCAGCCGACCGGCCCCGCCATGCTGCGCCGCCGCCCGGCCAGACGCGCGCCCAGCCCGGGCGCCAGCCAGATCCGCAGCTCGATCCCCTCGTCGTGATCTGCACGCTCGATCCGCGCGATCTGATCGGGGCGCTCGACGATGCCTTCGCCCAGCGAGAATCCCAGGGCGAAATCCTCGAGATCGGCGGGGCTGGCCAGCATCACCGCATGGGTCGTGCCGTCATAGCACAGCGCGACCGGCACCTCCTCGGCCAGCCGCCGGATGTCGGGCGCGGCCCCGTCGGGGCCGAGGCTCTGCACCTGCGATGTTGTCCAGGGCCGCATCGGGGCCTATTCCGCCGCGGGCAGGATGCGGCGGGCGGCGCGGGCATGGGCGGCGTAATCCTCCTGCCAGTCCGAGGGCCCGTTCGACAGCGCCACCTGCACCGCCGTCACCTTGTATTCGGGGCAGTTGGTGGCCCAGTCGGAATAGTCCGAGGTCACCACATTGGCCTGTGTCTCGGGGTGGTGGAAGGTGGTGTAGACGACGCCCGGGCTGACCCGGTCGGTCAGGGTGGCCCTGAGCGAGGTCTCGCCCGAGCGAGAGGCGAGGCGCACCCAGTCGCCCTCGGAGATGCCGCGGGTCTCGGCGTCATGGGGGTGGATCTCCAGCCGGTCCTCGTCATGCCAGGCGGTATTTGCGGTGCGCCGGGTCTGGGCGCCCACATTGTACTGGCTGAGAATGCGCCCCGTCGTCAGCAGAAGCGGGAAGCGCGGGCCGGTGCGCTCGTCGGTCGGCACATAGTCGGTGACGACGAAAAGCCCCTTGCCGCGCACGAAGCCCGTCTCGTGCATGACCGGGGTGCCCGTGGGGGCGGCCTCGTTGCAGGGCCATTGCACCGAGCCTTCGCGGTCGAGCAGATCGTAGCTCACGCCCGCGAAGCTGGGGGTGGTGGCGGCGAGCTCGTCCATGATCTCGGAGGGGTGGGCATAGCCCCAGCCCGCGCCCATGGCATTGGCGAGCGCCATGGTGACCTCCCAATCGGCCAGCCCCGTCTTCGGGGCCATCACCCGGCGGACCCGGTTCAGCCGCCGTTCGGCATTGGTGAAGGTGCCGTCCTTTTCGAGGAAGCTCGAGCCCGGCAGGAAGACATGGGCATAATTCGCGGTCTCGTTCAGGAAGAGATCGTGCACGATCACGCAATCCATCGCCGCCAGCCCGGCGGCCACGTGTTTCGTGTCGGGGTCCGATTGCAGGATGTCCTCGCCCTGGATGTAGAGTCCGCGGAAGCTGCCATCGACGGCCGCGTCCAGCATGTTGGGGATGCGCAGCCCCGGTTCGTCCGAGATCGTCACGTTCCAGAGCCGCTCGAACACCCCGCGCGCCCCGGCGTCATGGACATGGCGATAGCCCGGCAGCTCATGCGGGAAGCTGCCCATGTCGCAGGACCCCTGCACGTTGTTCTGGCCTCGCAGCGGGTTCACGCCGACACCCGGCCGCCCGATATTGCCGGTCGCCATGGCGAGATTCGCGATCGCCATGACGGTGGTCGAGCCCTGGCTGTGTTCGGTCACCCCCAGCCCGTAATAGATCGCGGCATTGCCGCCGGTGGCGTAAAGCCTCGCGGCCTGCCGGACCTCGGTGGCCGGAACGCCCGTCAGAGCCTCGGTCGCCTCGGGGCTGACGCGGTCTTCCGAGACGAAGGCGGCCCAGTCGGCGAATGCCCCGGTGTCGCAGCGTTCGGCGATGAAGGCCCTGTCGGTCAGGCCCTCGGTCACGATCACATGGGCGATGGCGGTCAGGAGTGCCACATTGGTACCGGGCCGAAGCGCCAGATGGTGGGCGGCCTGCACATGGGGGCCCCTGACCAGATCGATCCGGCGCGGATCGGCGACGATCAGCCTGGCGCCCTGGCGGAGCCGCTTCTTCAGTCGCGAGGCGAAGACCGGGTGGCCGTCGGTCGGGTTGGCACCGATCACCAGCACCACATCCGCCGCTTCGACGCTGTCGAAATCCTGCGTCCCGGCCGAGGTGCCGAAGGTGGTCTTGAGGCCATAGCCGGTGGGCGAATGGCAGACCCGCGCGCAGGTATCGACATTGTTGTTGCCGAAGACCTGCCGGATCAGCTTCTGCACCAGGAAGGTCTCCTCATTGGTGCAGCGCGACGAGGTGATGCCGCCGATGGCGCCGGGGCCGCTTTCGGCCTGGATCGTGCGCAGCCTTTGCGCGGTGAAGGTCAGCGCCTCGTCCCACGATACCTCGCGCCAGGGCTGATCGACGGTCTCGCGGATCATCGGGCTCTGGATGCGGTCGGGATGGGCGGCATAGCCGAAGGCGAAGCGGCCCTTGACGCAGCTGTGCCCGCGATTGGCCTTGCCCTCCTTCCAGGGCACCATGCGGATCAGCCGGCCGCCCTTCATCTCGGCCCGGAAGGAACAGCCGACACCGCAATAGGCGCAGGTGGTGACGATGGCGCGGTCGGGCGTGCCGTGCTCGATCACCGCGTTTTCCTGCAGGGTCGCGGTCGGGCAGGCCTGCACGCAGGCGCCGCAGCTGACGCAGTCGGAGTTCAGGAAATCGGAAGTGCCCGAGGCGATCCGCGCCTCGAAGCCGCGCCCCTCGACGGTCAGCGCGAAGGTGCCCTGCACCTCTTCGCAGGCCCGCACGCAGCGGAAGCAGGCGATGCATTTCGACGGATCATAGGTGAAATAGGGGTTCGAGGTATCCTTGGCCTCGAAGCGCGGGTTCGCCTCGCCATTCTGCCGGGTCTCGAAATGGTTGGCGCCGGGGCCGTAGCGCACCTCGCGCAAGCCCACCGCGCCCGCCATGTCCTGCAACTGGCAATCGCCATTGGCCGCACAGGTCAGGCAGTCGAGCGGGTGATCCGAGATGTAAAGCTCCATCACCCCGCGCCGGAGTTTCGCAAGCTTGGGCGTCTGGGTCCGGACCTCCATGCCCTGGGTGGCAGGCGTGGTGCAGGAGGCGGGCGTGCCGCGGCGACCCTCGATCTCGACCATGCAGAGCCGGCAGGAGCCGATGGGCTCGAGGCTGTCGGTGGCGCAGAGCTTCGGGATCTCGATCCCGGCTTCGGCGGCGGCGCGCATGACCGAGCTGCCCTCGGGCACGGTCACCTCCATGCCGTCGACGGTGAGCGTCACGGTCTTGCCGGAGCGGCGGGCGGGGGTGCCGAAATCGGCATCGGGAAGGATGAAGTCTTTCATCTGCTGGCCTCCGGGCTGGCGGATTGGTCAAGTGACGCGAAAAGGGCCGCGCCCGATCCCGGGAGGGCGTTTCCCGAGGGTGTGGCGGCGCGGTTCATACTGCGGCCTGCTGCCACGCGTTCTCCTGCTTGAAACGTTGCAATGCGCCCTCGCTTGGGGAGGGGTGAGATAGCGTCCCGGAAACGCGCCAGTGGCGCGTTTCGCTGGCGAACGGGCGGAGCCCCGGACGGGCGCGGCCCGGGATGGCTGCCCGGGCCAGAGGGTTGGACGGTGCGTGACCAGAACGGCGAACCAATGGCGTTTTGCGCTTGGTGCAGGCGAGATCGCGTCTTGGCAGGTCGTGAGGTGCGACAGGGGTGCCGTTGTGGCAGGACTCGCGACGAAACCCGCCTCCTGTCTGCCGCTTCCGTGCGGTGAGCTCCTGGCAGCCGCTCATGCGTTGCCGGCGTTCTCATTCCGCCGCCTCCCGCGCGGGGGCGAAATCCTCGGGGAAATGCCTCAGCGCGCTTTCGACCGGGTAGGGGGTGAAGCCCCCCAGCGCGCAGAGCGAGCCCGCGCGCATCGTCTCGCACAGATCGGCGAGGATCTC is part of the Rhodovulum sp. MB263 genome and encodes:
- a CDS encoding heavy metal translocating P-type ATPase, whose translation is MTAMTTTRLKLEGLHCAGCVRRVERALTELPDVGAARVNLATGSAEIEHSGPVAPLIGAVEGVGFGVGQTEIALAVEGATCASCTGRIERTLMAQPGVLGAAMNLASGEARVTVAEGLDDAAALARAVTEVGYPSRPLGAEDRPEPGAAQAAEARGLARRAWTAGLLALPVVLLEMGGHVAPGAREALAGIVSETGLRIVSFLLTTAILAGPGRAFFVKGVPLLLKGAPDMNALVALGTAAAWAYSTLATFAPGLLPEGTAHIYFEAAAVIVTLILIGRSLEARARGRTGEAIRHLLGLQPRSARVVTENGLEERPVEQLAPGDLIEIRPGERIPTDGEIVEGQGPVDESMLTGEPMPVDKAPGDAVTGGTVNGASALRFRATRVGRDTALAQIVAMVETAQGAKLPVQALADRITGIFVPAVLVVAALTVALWLIVGPDPALGLALVAGVSVLIVACPCAMGLATPTSVMVGTGRAAEMGVLFRKGDALQSLSGVATVAFDKTGTLTEGHPELTGIRLADGFERDDVLAAAAALEARSEHPLARAILAAAPDHPEAEGVEALPGFGVRGRIGGRDVLVGAERLMAREGIALGPLEAEAATLAATGATPVFVAIDGGAAGVLALADPIKPSARAAIAGLHRMGVATALITGDTEPTARAVAAELGIDHVVAGVLPGGKVEALEGLRAEGPVAFVGDGLNDAPALAAADVGLAIGTGTDVAIEAGDVVLMSGDPQGVVNALHVSRRTLANIRQNLFWAFAYNVALIPVAAGVLYPLNGLLLSPMLAAGAMACSSLFVLSNALRLRGLGPLEAGS
- the cueR gene encoding Cu(I)-responsive transcriptional regulator, producing the protein MNIGDISKVTGLPAKTIRYYEEIGLIRPARGDNGYRHFSETDRHNLTFLGRARSLGFSIEECRALLALYTDKERASANVKQIARVHLAQIEAKIAELQAMRATLAELVSACAGDQRPDCPILKGLAGEG
- a CDS encoding iron ABC transporter permease, with translation MRGQGLFWALALLVAALFGLSLLIGPAGLSVGDSLSALLAGRGEAAVLVMREIRLPRAILAVLVGASLGLSGAALQGYMRNPLAEPGLIGVSSSAALGAVLALQTGLASAHVLALPASALTGALIAVSLLLLLAGPRGGAFTLILAGIALSALAGALTQLVLNLSPNPYATADIVFWLMGSLADRSFTHVWLALPLTLLGWLMLAGLGRGLDALTLGEDAAAALGIRLGRMRLALVLGVAASVGAGVAVAGAIGFVGLIVPHLLRPLVGARPGRLLAASALGGAALLLAADIGVRLVLPDRDLKLGVVTALIGAPLFIRLIYRTRAEAGA
- a CDS encoding ABC transporter ATP-binding protein, with amino-acid sequence MTELELSHLTVRRGACPVVDDVTARLSPGDCVGLVGPNGAGKTTLMRAALGLLPHKGTSSLARLPAPERARTAAWLPQTREIAWPVSVETLVALGRTPHLGPGQRPGPADRAAVDAAMARLELGGFATRCATELSGGEQARVLIARALAQEAPILMADEPIAGLDPAHQFTTMALFARLAAEGRLVMVSLHDLGLAVRFCTRLLLMHRGRLVADGPPRAVLSEANLAEVFGLRAYLAETPDGPVFQPLEVVR
- a CDS encoding MotA/TolQ/ExbB proton channel family protein, with product MIDPILSFLHTGGAAMWAIAGLSVATLSLILWKLWGLARMGAFAGARAERAVRLWQEGAREAAADALAGRVGLRARLVRAAIGALALGLPEAKAREETTRVARRLLVEARAGLRALELIAVIAPLLGLLGTVLGMIDAFQALQAAGSAADPADLAGGIWEALLTTAAGMAVAIPAAVSLSWFESVADSARADMEDLATRLFLAAEAG
- a CDS encoding biopolymer transporter ExbD; translation: MFSFDTPRPPRRPSLTPMIDVVFLLLVFFMIAARFGPEAGIGIVAAQGGGAGDWQGPPRLIEVRPDGLSLNGQVMAPDAIATELARITPAPGDPVLLRARDGADLQALVDAMDALGRAGVAGLMLVE
- a CDS encoding biopolymer transporter ExbD, translating into MLDFGEDDRQRRQGESIVPMINVVFLLLIFFLMSARLVPPAPFETAPPQADGAEPATGDMLHLSAAGDLAFGDLRGEAVFAALAARPEGAGPLVIRADAGVEAAALARIAARLTAEGQGPLRLVTVPR
- a CDS encoding energy transducer TonB is translated as MKRAGELLAFVPLALALHVGAFALARPPLVGVAGGAGGPGGEALVTLAAAPASYARLAEDWTEAPAPETELAGLPAPEPEPESVPRARPDGFATPLPALPKPAEQHREADFLAPPYPPERRETQRAPDPAPVLRPEARPDLLRKAARSAPPSEARAAQVARGRAEAAEAGAGAAGGAPTLSPARASSLRAEWGARILARVDRSHRYPRGTRASGRALVELVLARDGRLLSARLVRSAGDARLDEAALATVRRAGRLPPAPHGLEAARYSFTLPLRFEWRG
- a CDS encoding formate dehydrogenase subunit delta, whose protein sequence is MTPDKLAYMANQIATAFARLPDDEAEAAIAAHIDQFWDPRMRARLLILAETPGAGLSDRARGAAALIRRPQTA
- the fdhD gene encoding formate dehydrogenase accessory sulfurtransferase FdhD: MRPWTTSQVQSLGPDGAAPDIRRLAEEVPVALCYDGTTHAVMLASPADLEDFALGFSLGEGIVERPDQIARIERADHDEGIELRIWLAPGLGARLAGRRRSMAGPVGCGLCGVESLAAASRPLPVLPSDGLHLTPPEIAEAMTALSLGQELHGATRAAHAAGFWTRAEGLVALCEDVGRHNALDKLVGRLARMGRDASGGAILLTSRVSIEMVQKAVLARAPALIAVSAPTARAVAAAEAAGLTLVARARGANFDIHTHARRIAAAEIPHDP